One stretch of Leadbetterella byssophila DSM 17132 DNA includes these proteins:
- a CDS encoding McrB family protein gives MLAYKDYEKAVFDWLYSKYKATGFTFSIRRKISKGAEGDYFTGTENSNYFGTTFWFIPVGYPGSNGELIQLNFTYSKDRSPYVYYFEFIQTSAPDDLQNKAALKLIENLLPILEAKFGLISTIKPGAKIFNYKLKPIKASYDTVEEMFRDIDSQLNTLLPLVDENIKMVKAAYPNFKAERISKENFEVLIQKGFDRIKKYKNEQTSHITPDPVNQMKPRSSKSLPLNLILFGPPGTGKTYKLKRDYFEQFTVKQSAQTREQFLADFVSNLTWWQIITLALLELGKAKVQDIYEHELVRSKASISSSKTVRATLWGQLQSHTVRSNEFVNTKERSEPLYFEKDGDSYWSISHPDLQEKYPEAQELYEQYKNYQVSPDKEIKNYEFITFHQSFSYEDFIEGIKPAIEEDSEGSLRFRIQDGVFKRIAERARRDPENKYALFIDEINRGNVSAIFGELITLIEDSKRAGQAEALEVTLPYSKEKFSVPANLHLIGTMNTADRSVEALDTALRRRFTFEEMLPNPDINELDYTIYGYSASEVLKTINLRIEKLLDREHCIGHAYFIGKDESSIISSFYKNIIPLLQEYFFGDYGKIGLVLGKGFVRLKHNEQALFADFPYDYVEDLAAKPVYEIIQNTEESFAYALAALMNND, from the coding sequence ATGTTAGCGTACAAAGATTACGAAAAAGCCGTTTTTGACTGGCTCTATTCTAAGTATAAAGCAACAGGATTCACTTTTAGCATACGAAGAAAAATTAGCAAAGGGGCTGAAGGTGATTACTTCACAGGTACAGAAAATTCCAACTATTTCGGAACCACCTTTTGGTTTATTCCTGTTGGATATCCTGGCTCCAACGGGGAACTCATACAGTTGAATTTCACCTACTCAAAAGATCGATCTCCCTATGTTTACTATTTCGAATTCATACAAACCTCGGCCCCTGATGACCTTCAGAATAAAGCGGCCTTGAAACTCATTGAAAACCTCCTCCCTATTTTAGAAGCAAAATTTGGCCTTATTAGTACGATAAAGCCAGGAGCTAAAATATTTAATTACAAATTAAAGCCCATTAAGGCCAGCTACGATACAGTTGAGGAAATGTTCCGCGACATAGATAGCCAACTTAATACCCTCCTTCCACTAGTAGATGAGAACATTAAAATGGTAAAGGCGGCATATCCAAATTTTAAAGCAGAAAGAATAAGTAAAGAAAATTTTGAAGTACTTATTCAGAAAGGGTTTGACAGAATAAAAAAATATAAAAACGAACAAACATCTCATATCACCCCTGATCCGGTAAATCAAATGAAACCACGGTCATCAAAATCCCTGCCCCTGAACCTTATACTTTTTGGCCCTCCGGGTACCGGAAAAACATACAAACTAAAACGAGACTACTTTGAACAATTTACCGTTAAGCAGAGTGCTCAAACCCGCGAGCAGTTCTTGGCTGACTTTGTGAGTAATCTCACTTGGTGGCAGATTATCACCCTAGCATTACTGGAACTTGGAAAAGCAAAAGTGCAAGACATCTACGAACACGAATTGGTACGATCCAAAGCCAGCATTTCCTCTTCCAAAACAGTAAGAGCTACACTTTGGGGGCAACTCCAAAGCCATACCGTCAGGTCAAATGAGTTTGTAAACACAAAAGAGAGAAGCGAACCTTTATACTTTGAAAAAGACGGTGATTCCTATTGGAGCATTTCACACCCAGACCTGCAGGAAAAATATCCTGAGGCTCAGGAGCTATATGAACAATATAAGAACTATCAGGTTTCCCCAGACAAAGAGATAAAGAACTATGAGTTCATAACCTTCCACCAATCCTTCTCCTATGAGGATTTTATAGAAGGAATAAAACCGGCTATAGAGGAAGACAGCGAAGGATCGCTACGGTTCAGAATTCAGGACGGTGTATTTAAACGCATAGCTGAGCGAGCTAGGAGAGACCCAGAGAATAAGTATGCCTTATTCATAGACGAGATCAATCGCGGCAATGTCTCAGCCATTTTTGGAGAATTAATTACCCTAATAGAAGATTCCAAAAGAGCCGGCCAAGCAGAAGCTTTAGAGGTCACTCTCCCCTACAGTAAAGAGAAGTTTTCTGTTCCTGCTAATCTCCACTTGATAGGCACTATGAATACGGCAGACCGCTCCGTAGAAGCACTGGATACGGCCCTTCGTAGGAGATTTACTTTTGAAGAAATGCTGCCTAATCCGGACATAAATGAATTGGACTACACTATCTATGGCTACTCCGCCTCTGAAGTCTTGAAGACCATCAATCTTAGAATAGAGAAACTACTGGACCGCGAGCACTGCATAGGCCATGCCTACTTTATAGGAAAAGACGAATCGAGCATCATTTCTTCCTTTTACAAGAACATCATTCCCCTACTTCAAGAGTATTTCTTTGGTGATTATGGTAAAATAGGTCTAGTTCTAGGCAAGGGATTTGTTCGTTTAAAACACAATGAACAAGCGCTTTTTGCTGATTTCCCTTACGATTATGTTGAAGATCTGGCCGCAAAACCGGTCTACGAGATCATACAAAACACCGAGGAGAGTTTCGCTTATGCCCTAGCAGCTTTGATGAATAATGACTAA
- a CDS encoding sensor histidine kinase produces MKEFFSKYYDKRLSLILVGFYLITVALNLFKVFMVAYLKDAPLALGKDFHYQIYVIDIVLVMLIMQVIAMHTKRLILRKTPWKKILLFHFVLAIFIGVIIQGVTDFYRIQFGIIPHYDFKVSLRNFLSVIDVNFLVYFAMIFIIYTYFYFNIIRANEIKQSQLESQLVTTKLNTLKTQMEPHFLFNTLNAIIGLIDIDKKRAQNTLIDLSSLLRMLTKKTMEHEHRLDQELEMVNHYIDILKVRFEDELEIDVEVADHLLDKKVPTMLFQPLIENAINHGFAQCSGQFQIGVRGFEQGGKMVFVVENNGNPLQENAPSRQTGVGVSNLQQRLKNLYGSRATYVLRNKEQGVENVIEIPL; encoded by the coding sequence GTGAAAGAGTTCTTTTCAAAATATTACGATAAGAGATTATCTCTCATATTGGTGGGTTTCTACCTGATCACCGTGGCTTTGAATCTGTTCAAAGTTTTTATGGTGGCGTATTTAAAAGATGCCCCCCTGGCTTTGGGTAAGGATTTTCATTATCAGATCTATGTCATTGACATCGTATTGGTCATGCTCATCATGCAGGTGATAGCCATGCACACTAAGCGACTGATCTTGAGAAAGACCCCATGGAAGAAGATTCTTTTGTTCCATTTTGTTTTGGCCATCTTTATTGGGGTCATCATTCAGGGGGTAACTGACTTCTATAGGATACAGTTTGGGATAATACCGCATTATGACTTCAAGGTCAGCTTACGTAATTTTCTAAGTGTGATAGATGTAAACTTCTTGGTGTATTTTGCCATGATCTTTATCATTTACACTTACTTCTATTTTAATATCATTCGTGCCAATGAGATTAAGCAGAGCCAACTGGAGTCACAGTTGGTCACCACAAAGCTGAACACCTTAAAGACCCAGATGGAGCCCCACTTTCTCTTTAATACCCTGAATGCTATCATCGGGCTCATAGACATAGATAAGAAGAGGGCTCAAAATACCCTGATCGATCTCAGTTCCCTTTTGAGGATGCTGACTAAGAAGACCATGGAGCATGAACATAGGCTAGACCAGGAGCTAGAGATGGTGAACCACTATATTGATATATTAAAAGTACGCTTTGAGGATGAATTGGAAATAGATGTAGAGGTGGCTGATCACCTTTTGGATAAAAAAGTGCCGACCATGCTATTCCAGCCCTTGATTGAGAATGCTATAAACCATGGATTTGCCCAATGTTCAGGACAGTTTCAGATAGGTGTGCGAGGATTTGAACAGGGAGGCAAGATGGTTTTTGTAGTGGAGAATAACGGAAATCCCCTTCAAGAGAATGCACCTAGTAGGCAGACAGGTGTAGGAGTGTCCAACCTTCAACAGCGTTTGAAGAATCTTTATGGCAGCCGCGCAACGTACGTCTTACGGAACAAGGAGCAAGGGGTGGAGAATGTGATTGAGATACCTTTGTAA
- a CDS encoding McrC family protein, whose amino-acid sequence MTKVENKHITVYEHQKLLVGKDLSQDQYEALLRFYGNYSPFFTLIRNGVKFCSYVGVLQVGNTLIEILPKADISSGNGQETLWQKVLIQMLRTVWGFSVRDAGSSHLKIKHHSVLDLYFELYVFELEKLIHYGLIKKYRREERNTVALKGKLAFTKHIQNNLVHQERFYIQTFNYTLHHLLHQVLYTALKVVQNLNRNTLLHARIGNLLLHFPEQKPIKVTPSTFERLPQDRKSLLYRPALEIAELLLLNYHPDISQGHKHVLALMFDMNALWEQFVLRLLQRNLKSYTVSGQVNKKFWKSTTGSLSSSLRPDILIHGRSSTVVLDTKWKYLNGEGPSADDLRQMYVYQEYFQANTAALIYPGTDRKLSGAYFQKEENKHLDTKECHILQISVEENTFLWQKKIVAAVEELFQNNQN is encoded by the coding sequence ATGACTAAGGTAGAAAATAAACACATCACCGTGTACGAACACCAGAAACTTCTGGTGGGGAAAGATCTATCCCAGGACCAATATGAAGCGCTACTCCGTTTCTATGGAAACTATTCTCCGTTTTTTACACTCATTAGAAACGGTGTAAAGTTTTGTTCCTATGTTGGCGTTTTGCAGGTAGGAAATACACTTATTGAGATCTTACCTAAAGCAGATATATCCTCCGGCAATGGCCAAGAAACCCTATGGCAAAAGGTTCTCATTCAGATGTTACGCACAGTGTGGGGTTTTTCCGTTAGAGATGCCGGCAGTTCTCATTTGAAAATAAAACACCATTCCGTTCTGGATTTGTATTTTGAACTCTACGTCTTCGAATTAGAAAAATTAATTCACTATGGTTTAATCAAAAAGTATCGCCGAGAAGAACGGAACACCGTAGCACTAAAAGGCAAACTGGCCTTTACCAAACACATCCAAAATAACCTGGTGCATCAAGAAAGATTTTATATACAAACCTTCAATTACACGCTCCATCACCTCCTGCACCAAGTACTTTATACTGCTTTAAAGGTAGTTCAGAACCTCAATAGAAACACCTTACTTCATGCGCGAATAGGAAACCTTTTGCTCCATTTTCCAGAGCAAAAACCCATCAAAGTGACACCCAGCACTTTTGAACGCTTGCCCCAAGACCGAAAATCCTTACTGTACCGGCCAGCGCTGGAAATAGCAGAACTCTTACTGCTAAACTACCACCCTGACATCAGTCAGGGCCATAAGCATGTGCTGGCACTGATGTTTGATATGAATGCACTTTGGGAACAATTTGTACTTCGTTTGCTTCAAAGAAACTTGAAATCCTATACGGTAAGCGGACAAGTAAATAAAAAGTTCTGGAAATCTACGACGGGTTCCCTAAGCTCCTCCCTTCGTCCAGACATTCTTATTCATGGAAGATCCAGTACCGTAGTCTTAGACACCAAATGGAAATACTTAAATGGAGAAGGTCCATCAGCCGATGACCTGCGCCAAATGTATGTCTACCAAGAATATTTCCAGGCTAATACGGCGGCTTTGATCTACCCCGGCACGGACAGAAAGCTCAGCGGCGCCTATTTCCAGAAAGAAGAGAACAAACACTTGGATACCAAGGAATGCCACATTTTACAAATAAGCGTAGAGGAAAACACTTTCCTTTGGCAGAAGAAAATAGTAGCAGCGGTAGAAGAACTATTTCAAAATAACCAAAACTAG
- a CDS encoding serine hydrolase domain-containing protein: MKRLGFIYLCLFAFAVQAQDFQKRIQHKLDSLQNQNGFPGITFCAILPNNEKIIVASGWADSLSKTPMSTESRMLSGSNGKTLFIAAALKLASEGVFSLDDKISKYLGDEPWFSRLPNAHSVTMRMLMNHTSGIEEYYTLGNFMELVKADPERSFKPYDTFKYIFDRKPLFEAGSQWGYSDTNFILLGYILEKISGRPMYEWVQEAFIQPYGLSRTEPSLRMSFEHLATGYGRANSPFPFHGAMVKEGQLVFNPQFEWMGGGFVSQVQDLAYWAKALYNLKEISPEIRAEMKKKVPAKTGKNHGYGLGIQIRPSGTLGESYGHSGWFPGYLTDAAYFPDKDISVAIQLNTDDIAKIKSSPYDLLQFIANILL; this comes from the coding sequence ATGAAAAGATTAGGGTTTATATACCTGTGTCTGTTCGCTTTTGCGGTGCAGGCACAGGACTTTCAAAAGAGGATCCAGCATAAGTTGGACTCCCTCCAAAACCAAAACGGATTCCCGGGAATAACCTTCTGTGCAATACTTCCTAATAATGAGAAGATCATCGTGGCAAGTGGATGGGCAGATTCCCTATCAAAAACGCCCATGAGTACGGAAAGTAGGATGCTTTCAGGCTCAAACGGAAAGACCCTTTTTATAGCAGCGGCATTAAAATTAGCTTCGGAAGGCGTTTTTTCACTAGACGACAAGATATCCAAATACCTGGGAGATGAACCATGGTTTAGCCGCCTGCCTAATGCCCATAGTGTAACCATGCGTATGCTGATGAATCATACTTCAGGCATTGAAGAGTATTATACTTTGGGAAACTTTATGGAACTAGTCAAAGCTGATCCAGAGAGGAGTTTTAAGCCTTATGATACGTTCAAATACATTTTTGATCGTAAGCCATTGTTTGAAGCGGGTAGCCAATGGGGCTATTCAGATACCAACTTCATCCTATTAGGTTATATACTGGAGAAGATCAGCGGAAGACCTATGTACGAGTGGGTACAAGAGGCATTTATTCAGCCGTATGGATTAAGCAGGACGGAGCCTTCGTTGCGTATGTCCTTTGAGCATTTAGCAACGGGATATGGCAGAGCTAATTCTCCTTTCCCTTTTCACGGAGCCATGGTGAAAGAAGGGCAGTTAGTATTCAATCCTCAGTTTGAGTGGATGGGAGGAGGATTTGTGTCTCAAGTTCAGGATTTGGCATATTGGGCAAAGGCCTTGTATAACCTTAAAGAAATCAGCCCGGAGATAAGGGCAGAGATGAAGAAGAAGGTTCCTGCAAAGACGGGGAAAAATCACGGATATGGTTTAGGTATTCAGATCAGACCCTCAGGAACTCTGGGAGAGAGCTATGGGCATAGCGGTTGGTTCCCCGGCTACCTCACTGACGCCGCCTATTTTCCCGACAAAGACATTAGCGTAGCCATTCAATTAAACACTGACGATATAGCCAAGATTAAATCATCTCCGTACGACTTACTACAATTTATAGCGAACATCTTATTATGA
- a CDS encoding DUF3987 domain-containing protein: MANPEILFCLTAEQQEHFKAFFEQIQNTYLSLQGLEYMATIRRLGLIAFRIAMILSALRIMEHGDLPEHIICEERDFQTTLKVVGVLVKHASKVFSELPQDAPMPKRKNQKERYLDALPASFNRQEYLRIAASMSIPNKTAEGYITDFCKRGLIHREKQDHYLNPNAKETKNLREIKKG; encoded by the coding sequence ATGGCAAACCCTGAAATACTGTTCTGCCTTACGGCAGAACAGCAGGAGCACTTCAAGGCCTTCTTTGAGCAAATACAAAACACCTACCTCAGCTTGCAGGGGCTTGAATACATGGCAACAATCAGGCGTTTGGGTTTGATAGCCTTCCGTATTGCCATGATCCTATCCGCTTTGCGGATTATGGAACATGGTGATTTACCGGAACACATCATTTGTGAGGAAAGAGACTTTCAAACTACGTTAAAGGTGGTCGGGGTATTGGTGAAACATGCTAGTAAGGTATTTTCTGAACTACCCCAAGATGCACCAATGCCCAAGCGTAAAAACCAAAAGGAACGGTATCTGGATGCCCTACCTGCCAGCTTCAACAGGCAGGAGTACCTGAGAATTGCCGCCTCTATGTCCATACCCAATAAAACAGCCGAAGGCTACATTACCGACTTCTGCAAACGAGGGCTGATTCATAGGGAAAAGCAAGACCATTACCTGAATCCCAATGCAAAGGAAACTAAGAATTTAAGGGAAATCAAGAAAGGGTAA
- a CDS encoding C45 family autoproteolytic acyltransferase/hydolase, whose amino-acid sequence MKKLIFLLFITQTISAQIIHLSGTPYERGVQHGKQLKPQIAEVFTKWKASLQQDSGKDASEVIKTFLESTRFLNSIQTWTPDIYEEIKGIADGSGQSLEDVFAFNLIDEYWAHLDRVKNENQEKNKCTAVGVAKSSDQPTIVAQNVDIDNYMQGYQVLLHIQGDKQTPEQYIMSCAGFLGFAGMNKNLSLVINALTDVNSSVEGLPVTFVFRGILSKKTAQEALDFVHYVQHATGQNYLIGTNKEVYTFEASANRVEEFNPHKRKLVYHTNHSLVNEDIKPWRVETRKKMLDGSRKANSNTRLAGVHKFLEKFENKLTAENIKDILRSKEDPIFPICVPYREGGGAFTFSSVVFTLGKDPSAEVTYGEPDKNDYQKHYFKK is encoded by the coding sequence ATGAAAAAGCTTATTTTTTTACTTTTTATCACCCAAACCATAAGTGCACAGATCATACATCTCAGCGGAACCCCGTATGAAAGAGGGGTTCAGCACGGGAAACAACTAAAACCTCAAATTGCTGAGGTATTTACTAAATGGAAAGCTAGTCTCCAACAAGATTCAGGTAAGGATGCATCAGAAGTGATCAAAACCTTCCTGGAGAGCACACGATTCCTAAATTCCATCCAAACCTGGACTCCAGACATATACGAAGAAATCAAAGGCATAGCAGATGGATCCGGACAGAGTTTAGAAGATGTGTTTGCCTTTAACCTAATCGACGAGTATTGGGCGCATTTGGATAGGGTAAAAAACGAGAATCAGGAGAAAAACAAATGTACTGCCGTAGGAGTAGCGAAATCCTCAGATCAACCTACCATAGTAGCACAGAATGTAGACATTGACAACTACATGCAGGGATATCAGGTGCTGTTGCATATTCAGGGCGACAAGCAGACACCGGAACAGTACATCATGTCTTGCGCTGGATTCTTAGGTTTCGCAGGCATGAATAAGAATTTATCGTTGGTCATTAATGCACTTACAGATGTAAACAGTTCCGTAGAAGGGCTTCCCGTAACCTTCGTTTTCAGAGGTATCCTAAGCAAAAAGACGGCACAAGAAGCCTTGGATTTTGTTCATTATGTTCAACATGCCACGGGGCAGAACTACCTGATAGGTACCAACAAAGAAGTGTACACCTTTGAAGCATCTGCTAACCGAGTGGAAGAGTTTAATCCTCACAAAAGGAAATTAGTTTACCACACAAACCACTCCCTAGTGAATGAAGACATCAAGCCTTGGAGAGTAGAAACCAGAAAGAAAATGCTAGATGGCTCTAGGAAAGCGAATAGTAATACGCGTCTGGCAGGAGTGCACAAGTTCTTAGAAAAGTTTGAAAATAAATTGACTGCGGAAAACATCAAGGATATCCTTCGTTCCAAAGAAGACCCCATTTTCCCGATCTGCGTTCCGTATAGAGAGGGAGGCGGAGCTTTTACTTTCAGCTCAGTAGTGTTTACCTTAGGTAAAGATCCATCAGCCGAAGTAACCTATGGCGAACCGGATAAAAACGATTACCAGAAACATTATTTTAAAAAATGA
- a CDS encoding alginate lyase family protein — MKKISALVLFLMFFCLESKAQWLWDVKKMQEIKRQIKNYTPAYKKLISDADQELKKEPYSVTYKKGIAPSGVKNDYVSLSRYWWPNPETTDKLPYIYKDGQSNPELNEYDRNTLGKMCASVNTLALAYFYSGNEKYAKKASEFLQVWFMDPATKMNPHLEYAQFIPGRDGSKGRPEGLIDSYSFVDMLNSLQLMKGSKYYTKELHSGLQQWFSALAQWFQTSSQGIREEAAKNNHATSYDSQMMVFYLFAGEEAKAKAIAEAFPKKRIDTQIEPDGKQPHELRRTLSYHYSLYNLAHMFDAGVMSKALGVDFLNYVSADGKSFYKALDYLVGYVGKELQDWPYQQISGWEEKQQETCLNLLKIVSFFPEKQQYQEVIKKHFKFEGNERFVLYYGKPIE, encoded by the coding sequence ATGAAGAAAATAAGTGCACTAGTGCTGTTCCTAATGTTTTTTTGCCTTGAATCTAAGGCGCAGTGGCTTTGGGATGTGAAGAAGATGCAGGAGATTAAGCGTCAGATCAAGAACTATACTCCAGCCTATAAGAAGTTAATTTCAGATGCAGATCAAGAGCTAAAGAAAGAGCCCTATTCTGTGACGTATAAGAAGGGAATTGCCCCGAGTGGAGTGAAGAATGATTATGTAAGCTTGAGTAGATACTGGTGGCCAAATCCCGAGACCACAGATAAGCTTCCTTACATTTACAAGGATGGGCAATCCAATCCGGAATTGAACGAGTATGACCGTAACACTTTAGGGAAGATGTGCGCATCGGTGAATACTTTGGCATTGGCCTATTTCTATTCAGGAAATGAAAAGTATGCGAAAAAGGCATCTGAATTCTTACAGGTGTGGTTCATGGATCCTGCCACGAAAATGAATCCGCATTTGGAGTACGCCCAGTTTATACCGGGGAGAGATGGGTCTAAGGGTCGGCCGGAAGGATTGATCGATTCTTATTCCTTTGTGGATATGTTAAATAGCTTGCAGTTAATGAAGGGTTCCAAATACTATACAAAGGAACTTCACAGTGGCTTGCAACAATGGTTTTCTGCTTTAGCACAATGGTTTCAAACCAGCAGCCAAGGGATTAGGGAAGAAGCTGCAAAAAATAATCATGCTACTTCGTATGATTCCCAGATGATGGTTTTCTATCTGTTTGCAGGAGAAGAGGCAAAGGCCAAAGCTATTGCGGAGGCTTTCCCGAAGAAGAGGATAGACACACAGATAGAGCCGGATGGAAAGCAGCCGCACGAGTTGAGAAGGACATTAAGCTATCATTATTCTTTATATAACCTGGCGCATATGTTTGACGCAGGAGTGATGTCAAAGGCTTTAGGAGTAGACTTCCTCAATTATGTATCTGCAGATGGTAAATCCTTTTATAAGGCTTTGGATTATCTAGTAGGTTATGTAGGTAAAGAGCTGCAGGACTGGCCCTACCAGCAAATTAGCGGTTGGGAAGAAAAGCAGCAAGAGACTTGTTTGAATTTGCTAAAAATTGTATCATTTTTCCCCGAAAAACAGCAGTATCAAGAGGTGATCAAGAAGCACTTTAAGTTTGAAGGAAACGAAAGGTTTGTTCTTTACTATGGAAAACCGATAGAGTGA
- a CDS encoding type IV toxin-antitoxin system AbiEi family antitoxin domain-containing protein codes for MEDSRQYKSAEDWVNHLLAKGKYAFALHQFRADFPEQSDTANKFALKRLVDKEQIISIHKGYYLIIPPQYRSKGILPPTLFLDAFMKELDRPYYLALLNAAAYHGASHQQPQEFFVVTGFPVLRPTQKKGLKVNYISKKEIPATLLDTRKTEAGYLKISNPALTATDLIQYAKRVGGINRVATVLAELAESIQPNAFDANLLQHVPVTALQRLGYLLDKVFDNQPLANALYMALQNNNAPLFRIPLKASAPAKGFASDERWKVILNTTIELDE; via the coding sequence TTGGAAGATTCAAGGCAATATAAGAGTGCAGAAGATTGGGTAAACCACCTGCTGGCAAAGGGTAAATATGCTTTTGCTCTGCACCAGTTCCGTGCGGATTTTCCTGAACAGTCAGATACGGCCAATAAGTTTGCCTTGAAAAGGCTGGTAGATAAAGAGCAGATTATTTCCATCCACAAAGGATATTACCTCATCATACCGCCCCAATACAGGTCAAAGGGAATCCTTCCCCCCACCTTGTTTTTAGATGCGTTTATGAAGGAATTAGACCGGCCATATTACCTGGCTTTGTTAAACGCAGCCGCCTATCATGGAGCATCGCACCAGCAGCCACAGGAGTTTTTTGTGGTTACCGGTTTTCCTGTGCTGCGGCCTACGCAGAAAAAAGGGTTGAAGGTTAACTACATCAGCAAAAAAGAAATACCGGCAACACTATTAGACACCCGAAAAACCGAGGCCGGATACTTAAAAATTTCAAACCCTGCCCTAACCGCCACCGATCTGATACAGTATGCCAAACGGGTAGGTGGCATCAACAGGGTGGCCACCGTTTTGGCTGAATTAGCCGAAAGTATTCAACCTAATGCATTTGATGCTAATCTGCTGCAGCATGTTCCGGTAACTGCCTTGCAGCGTTTGGGCTATTTGCTGGATAAAGTATTTGACAATCAGCCGCTGGCCAACGCCTTATACATGGCCTTGCAAAACAACAATGCCCCTTTGTTTCGGATACCCTTGAAAGCCTCAGCTCCGGCCAAAGGTTTTGCATCAGACGAAAGATGGAAAGTAATCCTAAACACTACAATAGAACTTGACGAATGA
- a CDS encoding nucleotidyl transferase AbiEii/AbiGii toxin family protein — protein MEQDLVICRALVEIFSDEWLASSLAFRGGTALHKLYLQPQPRYSEDIDLVQIRPEPIKETIQRLQARLSFLGDCTVAQKANNNTLKYRFESEFPPVQNLRLKVETNCREHFTVLGYQQFPFQVNSSWFTGACNITTYQLEELLGTKLRALYQRRKGRDLYDMYKALVQVPGMDKDALLQCYHAYMDFVVDEPPTQKVYLQNIEAKMQDDEFIGDIAALIRPTEKYDQATAFELVRTELLEKIEESKIKQTK, from the coding sequence GTGGAGCAAGACTTGGTGATTTGCCGTGCCTTGGTAGAAATCTTTTCAGATGAATGGTTAGCATCCAGTTTAGCATTCAGAGGGGGGACGGCTTTGCACAAATTGTATTTACAGCCTCAGCCCAGATATTCTGAGGATATTGATTTGGTTCAAATTCGGCCTGAGCCGATAAAGGAAACCATTCAGCGTCTTCAAGCTCGTTTATCCTTCTTAGGCGATTGTACTGTGGCTCAAAAGGCCAACAACAACACACTAAAATACCGCTTTGAATCTGAGTTCCCTCCGGTTCAAAACCTCCGACTCAAAGTAGAAACCAATTGCCGGGAACACTTCACCGTATTGGGCTACCAGCAATTTCCCTTTCAGGTAAATTCCTCTTGGTTTACTGGTGCCTGCAACATCACCACCTACCAATTAGAAGAACTGCTGGGTACAAAACTCAGGGCCTTATACCAACGCAGAAAAGGCCGTGATTTATACGATATGTACAAGGCACTGGTGCAAGTGCCCGGTATGGATAAAGACGCCCTATTGCAATGCTATCATGCCTATATGGATTTTGTAGTAGATGAACCACCTACGCAAAAGGTTTATCTGCAAAACATAGAAGCCAAAATGCAGGATGATGAATTTATTGGAGACATAGCAGCCCTCATACGGCCAACAGAAAAATACGACCAGGCAACCGCTTTTGAATTAGTGCGAACGGAGTTGCTGGAGAAAATAGAAGAAAGTAAAATAAAACAAACGAAGTAG
- a CDS encoding LytR/AlgR family response regulator transcription factor, with amino-acid sequence MRVIIVDDEHIARTRISNLIKKLDGVEVLAECGNGQLAIKAINDLQPDLVFLDINIRDMDGFQVLEQIQTKPYIVFITAHEDFALKAFEYEAFDYLVKPFSEERFYKTVNKVLKLEESEHLKKIAIKQGHKTFLIPTEEINYILASGVYVEIYTDKGKYVHRETLNHLEQQLNPQYFVRVHRSAIVNITAVKELVHSEYSGVDARMKDGVLVSVSKTQKKIFLSKIK; translated from the coding sequence ATGCGTGTAATCATAGTAGATGATGAGCATATTGCCCGTACCAGAATTTCAAATTTAATCAAGAAGTTAGACGGTGTAGAAGTGCTGGCAGAATGCGGAAACGGTCAATTAGCCATCAAGGCCATCAATGACCTTCAACCTGATCTGGTCTTCCTAGATATCAATATTCGGGATATGGACGGTTTTCAGGTTTTGGAACAGATTCAAACCAAGCCTTATATCGTATTTATCACTGCTCATGAAGACTTCGCTTTGAAAGCTTTCGAATATGAGGCGTTTGACTATCTAGTAAAGCCTTTTTCTGAAGAAAGGTTTTATAAGACAGTGAACAAGGTGCTCAAATTGGAAGAATCTGAACACTTGAAGAAGATTGCTATTAAACAGGGGCATAAAACCTTTTTGATCCCTACGGAAGAGATCAATTACATCCTAGCTTCCGGGGTTTATGTGGAGATATATACAGATAAGGGGAAGTATGTACACAGAGAAACATTAAATCATCTGGAGCAACAGTTGAATCCTCAATATTTTGTTCGTGTACATCGATCAGCCATTGTCAATATTACGGCGGTGAAGGAATTAGTACATTCTGAATATTCCGGTGTAGATGCGAGGATGAAAGACGGCGTACTAGTGAGCGTGAGTAAGACCCAAAAGAAAATATTTCTAAGCAAGATCAAGTGA